One window of Triticum dicoccoides isolate Atlit2015 ecotype Zavitan chromosome 5A, WEW_v2.0, whole genome shotgun sequence genomic DNA carries:
- the LOC119301406 gene encoding uncharacterized protein LOC119301406 has protein sequence MSTPVTSSAPFRSDTIEPLTGSNFPRWKSQVELCLGCNEFDYALREEKPVAPVAGVTGYAELKKEYDVKMEKWNKSNHIALLIMKATISPDISEALPKKDTAKDFLTEMEEQFKGSDKVYAHELFAKLLQKYTIDGNVRQHILRVVSAFTKLKALECSLSEALLVIIILESLPEEFEQFKVNYNSLKEKWPLSEMTARIVQEEERIMRQKKDHVFHVGSNKRKHDGQGFPKPQKRQVKKEGTKPFNPKAFNGKEAGGSSAPSSSTAGENACNFCKEEGHYQRDCPGFLKWMNKRGIRYDPNHKRRNKKA, from the exons atgtccactCCCGTGACAT CTTCCGCTCCATTCCGGTCCGACACGATCGAACCACTTACGGGGAGTAACTTCCCTCGTTGGAAGTCCCAAGTCGAATTATGTTTGGGTTGTAATGAATTTGACTATGCCTTGAGGGAAGAAAAACCTGTGGCACCTGTGGCAGGTGTCACAGGGTATGCAGAACTCAAGAAGGAGTATGATGTTAAGATGGAAAAGTGGAATAAGTCCAACCATATTGCGCTTCTCATCATGAAAGCGACAATATCGCCGGACATTTCTGAAGCACTCCCTAAGAAAGATACTGCTAAAGATTTCCTCACTGAAATGGAGGAGCAATTTAAAGGCTCCGACAAAGTGTATGCTCATGAGCTTTTTGCTAAACTTCTTCAGAAATACACTATTGACGGAAATGTTAGGCAGCACATATTGAGGGTGGTAAGTGCTTTCACCAAGCTTAAGGCTTTGGAGTGTTCTTTAAGTGAAGCCCTTCTTGTCATAATTATTCTTGAGTCTCTTCCTGAAGAGTTTGAACAATTTAAGGTCAACTATAACTCTCTAAAGGAAAAATGGCCACTCTCTGAGATGACCGCAAGGATCGTCCAGGAGGAAGAAAGGATCATGAGGCAGAAGAAAGACCATGTCTTTCATGTTGGCTCTAACAAGAGAAAGCATGACGGACAAGGTTTCCCTAAGCCTCAGAAAAGGCAAGTCAAGAAAGAAGGCACTAAGCCATTCAACCCTAAGGCATTCAACGGTAAAGAAGCCGGTGGTTCTTCTGCTCCTAGCAGCTCCACTGCTGGAGAAAATGCTTGTAACTTCTGCAAAGAAGAGGGACACTATCAAAGGGACTGCCCAGGCTTTCTAAAATGGATGAACAAAAGAG GGATTCGATACGATCCAAACCataagaggaggaacaagaaagctTAA
- the LOC119301405 gene encoding zinc finger CCCH domain-containing protein 59 has protein sequence MAAAPSPAPPRILLAGDAHGRLHQLFKRVKSVNQSTGPFHALLCVGQFFPPEAAEGDSPPGDVADYLEGRAAVPIPTYFTGDYGPTAPRLLSKAAADARGFNPGGIEICPNLFWLKGSALFNLHGLSVAYLSGRKGLGGPGCYSQDDVDALRALAEEPGIVDLFLTNEWPAGVVDGADTSKVPPQVLDPQGYDPVVAELVAEIKPRYHIAGTKGVFYAREPYVNDSSPHVTRFIGLANVGNKEKQKFIHAISPTPASTMSSADIHARPPNATLSPYAAPAKSVHAEDTPKRPAESTDLQYWRYDVKRQRQGQTDGSLLCFKYTSSGSCPRGSKCNFRHDEEAREHCQRNVCFDFLNKGKCERGPECRFAHSLTEEAAARDAKPRSERRRVESSCWFCLSSPDVESHLVISIGDGYYCALAKGPLVPDHVLVIPVEHFPTTIAMPVEPEAELRRYKDSLGKYFEKRGKAAVYFEWVSQQSRHANLQAVPVPLSKAANVKKIFHLAAQRLGFEFSVVNPDGDANQGRELLRSQYDGKSGLFYVELPDGTLLLHIIDSGEKFPAQFGREVLAGLLSMADRADWRNCKLSKEEEVKMVDDFKQGFHEFDPAE, from the exons ATGGCCGCCGCCCCGTCACCGGCGCCGCCGCGGATCCTCCTCGCCGGCGATGCCCACGGCCGCCTGCACCAGCTCTTCAAGCGCGTCAAATCG GTGAACCAGTCGACGGGGCCGTTCCACGCGCTGCTCTGTGTGGGGCAGTTCTTCCCGCCCGAGGCCGCTGAGGGGGACAGCCCGCCGGGGGACGTCGCGGACTATCTGGAGGGACGGGCCGCCGTGCCCATCCCGACCTACTTCACCGGCGACTACGGCCCCACTGCGCCTCGCCTCCTCTCGAAGGCTGCTGCCGACGCCCGAGGATTCAACCCCGGTGGCATCGAGATATGCCCCAACCTATTCTGGCTCAAGGGCAGCGCCCTCTTCAACCTCCACG GTTTATCGGTGGCTTACTTGTCCGGAAGGAAAGGGTTAGGAGGGCCTGGCTGCTACAGCCAGGATGATGTTGATGCCCTGCGGGCTCTTGCCGAAGAGCCAGGAATTGTTGATTTGTTCTTGAC TAACGAATGGCCAGCTGGAGTGGTGGATGGCGCTGATACTTCTAAGGTGCCTCCTCAGGTCTTAGATCCTCAGGGGTATGATCCTGTTGTTGCCGAATTGGTTGCCGAGATTAAGCCAAG ATATCACATTGCAGGTACTAAAGGTGTATTTTATGCAAGGGAACCTTATGTGAATGATTCCTCTCCCCATGTTACCCGTTTCATTGGACTTGCTAATGTGGGTAACAAAGAGAAGCAG AAATTTATTCATGCGATTTCTCCTACTCCAGCATCCACCATGTCCAGTGCTGATATTCATGCGAGACCTCCAAATGCTACTTTATCACCATATGCTGCTCCAGCAAAATCTGTTCATGCTGAAGATACTCCAAAGCGTCCTGCTGAAAGCACGGATTTGCAATATTGGCGTTATGATGTCAAGCGGCAACGACAAGGGCAAACTGATGGAAGTCTATTGTGTTTCAAATATACATCCTCAGGGTCCTGTCCTCGAGGGAGTAAATGCAACTTCAGGCACGATGAAGAAGCCAGGGAACACTGTCAGAGAAATGTCTGTTTTGATTTTTTAAACAAGGGAAAATGTGAGAGGGGCCCTGAATGCAGGTTTGCTCACAGCCTTACTGAAGAGGCTGCTGCAAGGGATGCAAAACCCCGTAG TGAACGACGACGTGTTGAGAGCAGTTGCTGGTTCTGTTTGTCAAGTCCAGATGTCGAGTCACATCTTGTTATTAGTATCGGAGATGGTTACTACTGTGCGCTTGCAAAGGGACCACTTGTTCCGGACCATGTTCTAGTGATACCGGTTGAACACTTCCCTACCACAATAGCGATGCCTGTGGAACCTGAGGCAGAGCTCAGGAGATATAAGGATTCACTGGGCAAGTATTTTGAGAAACGAGGAAAAGCAGCAGTATATTTTGAGTGGGTTTCACAGCAGTCTCGCCATGCAAACCTTCAG GCTGTCCCTGTACCATTGTCAAAGGCAGCTAATGTTAAGAAGATCTTTCACCTAGCAGCCCAACGACTGGGATTTGAATTTTCTGTTGTGAATCCAG ATGGTGATGCTAACCAAGGTAGAGAACTGTTAAGGTCGCAGTATGACGGCAAATCGGGCTTGTTTTATGTAGAGCTCCCAGATGGCACACTACTCTTGCATATAATTGACAGTGGTGAGAAGTTCCCTGCCCAGTTTGGACGTGAG GTATTGGCGGGATTGTTAAGCATGGCAGACCGTGCAGACTGGAGGAACTGTAAGCTTTCCAAGGAAGAAGAAGTTAAGATGGTGGATGATTTTAAGCAAGGGTTCCACGAGTTTGATCCTGCTGAATGA